The following proteins are encoded in a genomic region of Brachypodium distachyon strain Bd21 chromosome 1, Brachypodium_distachyon_v3.0, whole genome shotgun sequence:
- the LOC100824141 gene encoding putative pentatricopeptide repeat-containing protein At3g13770, mitochondrial, with protein sequence MLVARGLRRVAVSSLVRWDMSVVAARHAASSLAVPGADARFHDYDAAITACVERQALGEGRQVHAHMVKARYRPPVYLATRLIILYVRCGALDDARNVLDGMPERNVVSWTAMISGYSQSGRHAEALELFIRMLRAGCKANEFTLATVLTSCPVHQSIQQVEQVHSLVVKTNFESHMFVGSSLLDMYGKSGNIQEARKVFDMLPERDTVSCTAIISGYAQLGLDDEALDLFRQLYSSGMQCNYVTFTTLLTSLSGLASLNYGKQVHGLILRKELPFFIVLQNSLIDMYSKCGKLLYSRRVFDNMPQRSAISWNAMLMGYGRHGIGQEVVQLFRTMTEEVKPDSVTLLAVLSGCSHGGLVDEGLDIFDLIVKEQNAVIHIGHYGCVIDLLGRSGQLQKALDLIEHMPFEPTPAIWGSLLGACRVHINVSVGEVVAQKLLDMEPGNAGNYVILSNIYAAAGMWKDVFRVRKLMLENTVTKEPAKSWIILDKVIHTFHSSERFHPRKKDINAKIKEVYVDVKAAGFVPDLSCVLHDVDDEQKERMLLGHSEKLAITFGLMNTPPGLTIQVMKNLRICVDCHNFAKFVSKVYGREISLRDKNRFHLLKDGACTCGDYW encoded by the exons ATGCTTGTCGCCCGCGGGCTCCGGCGTGTCGCGGTGTCCAGCCTCGTGCGCTGGGACATGAGCGTCGTTGCGGCTCGACATGCCGCGTCGAGTTTGGCAGTCCCGGGGGCCGACGCGAGGTTCCACGACTACGACGCAGCCATCACGGCGTGCGTCGAGAGGCAGGCGCTCGGAGAGGGCAGGCAGGTGCACGCGCACATGGTCAAGGCGAGGTACCGCCCGCCGGTGTACCTGGCGACGCGGCTGATCATCTTGTACGTGAGGTGCGGCGCGCTGGACGACGCACGCAACGTGCTCGACGGGATGCCTGAACGGAACGTGGTGTCCTGGACGGCCATGATATCTGGGTATTCCCAGAGTGGTCGGCACGCCGAGGCCTTGGAGCTGTTCATCCGGATGCTCAGAGCTG GATGCAAGGCTAATGAATTTACGTTGGCAACTGTTCTTACATCTTGTCCTGTCCATCAAAGCATACAACAGGTCGAGCAAGTCCATTCTCTTGTTGTCAAGACAAATTTTGAGTCACACATGTTTGTTGGGAGCTCCCTTCTTGACATGTACGGCAAGTCAGGGAATATCCAAGAAGCACGGAAGGTGTTTGACATGCTTCCAGAAAGAGACACTGTTTCCTGTACTGCCATTATATCCGGCTATGCTCAACTTGGCCTTGACGATGAAGCCTTGGACTTGTTCAGGCAGTTGTACAGTTCAGGGATGCAATGCAATTATGTTACTTTCACTACCCTTCTCACTTCACTGTCTGGGCTGGCCTCCCTGAATTATGGCAAGCAAGTTCATGGGCTAATACTTCGTAAAGAGTTGCCATTTTTCATTGTTCTACAGAATTCTTTGATTGATATGTACTCCAAATGCGGCAAGCTGCTATACTCAAGAAGGGTATTTGACAACATGCCACAGAGATCAGCCATCAGTTGGAATGCGATGCTTATGGGATATGGTAGACATGGCATAGGGCAGGAAGTTGTCCAGCTCTTTAGAACTATGACTGAAGAAGTGAAGCCTGACAGTGTCACTCTGTTGGCTGTTTTGTCTGGTTGTAGTCATGGTGGGCTGGTTGATGAGGGCCTTGATATATTCGATCTTATAGTCAAAGAACAAAATGCAGTCATCCATATTGGACATTATGGGTGTGTCATTGATCTTCTTGGACGTTCTGGACAACTACAAAAGGCTTTAGATTTGATAGAACATATGCCATTTGAGCCAACTCCAGCAATTTGGGGTTCATTGCTTGGTGCTTGCAGGGTTCATATTAACGTTTCTGTCGGCGAGGTTGTTGCTCAGAAGCTTCTGGACATGGAGCCTGGAAATGCTGGCAACTATGTGATCCTTTCAAACATTTACGCTGCTGCTGGAATGTGGAAAGATGTTTTCAGAGTAAGGAAGTTAATGTTGGAGAATACAGTCACCAAGGAACCAGCGAAGAGCTGGATAATTCTTGACAAGGTTATCCACACCTTCCACTCAAGTGAGCGTTTCCATCCCAGGAAGAAAGATATAAATGCTAAGATAAAAGAGGTATATGTTGATGTTAAAGCAGCTGGCTTTGTTCCTGACCTGAGCTGTGTCCTGCATGATGTTGACGATGAGCAGAAAGAACGCATGCTACTTGGTCACAGTGAGAAGCTGGCTATAACTTTTGGACTGATGAACACTCCTCCAGGCTTGACTATCCAGGTTATGAAGAATCTTCGAATCTGTGTTGACTGCCACAATTTTGCGAAGTTTGTTTCAAAAGTTTATGGAAGGGAGATATCTCTCAGGGACAAAAATCGGTTTCACCTACTTAAAGATGGAGCTTGCACCTGTGGAGATTACTGGTGA
- the LOC100829576 gene encoding protein gamma response 1 isoform X3 — MERHCINRGPCAKYPFSSQKFEAKQRRENFESFTFWSEASGSGGRQGRRLLGFESNPRAREMERKVLAVSTADGGADAADDFQYISGVSTILVANIQEVKDRVSQMEFIFCNRLFPHFQANSKLLQARLDDAMKAAEDEWRKKEAGLVIQLEELNCWKRGSEDRLQQLGISLEETKGKLVDAERLAAKHDAEKKHLLGRLEEEMKKDEVIRRLEREIGEKAAEISREREAHQRLLQLESSLEEMKGKLVDADRLAAKYDAEKKQLLWRLEEEMKKDEVICQLEREIGEKAAEISKEREAHQRLLQLESSLEETKGKLVDADRLAAKYDAEKKQLLGRLEEEMKKYEVIRRLEREIGEKAAEITRKGEDHQRLLQQMELKDKEFLLEKNRSRDLIEELNKSKIKYKSLKSQYNHATRKLDQIEGSKSHMDALVDRRSSGSPPSKRKLKDLQDTKKESIQVVSTTGDQKNAPSQHTRLGTTVRSPFSNSRLSLPSHPTNPPQKDATSTSKTEVSSSFTRPSRHWRETRARKEPGVVDPHEDFLDTPLQAIKNTILNPTTREEAPAVAASPPQDMDFHNSDDETQDINIVTQGLNNRC, encoded by the exons ATGGAAAGACACTGCATAAACAGGGGTCCGTGTGCTAAATATCCCTTCTCTAGCCAAAAATTTGAGGCAAAGCAGCGCCGGGAAAATTTTGAAAGCTTCACATTTTGGAGCGAAGCGAGCGGGAGTGGCGGCCGGCAAGGAAGGCGATTGCTAGGGTTTGAATCGAATCCGAGAGCTAGAG AGATGGAGAGGAAGGTTCTGGCCGTGTCGACCGCCGATGGTGGAGCTGACGCGGCGGATGATTTCCAATACATCTCCGGGGTGAGCACTATTCTCGTGGCCAACATCCAGGAGGTGAAGGACCGGGTCTCCCAGATGGAGTTCATCTTTTGCAACCGGCTCTTTCCGCACTTCCAGGCAAATTCGAAGCTCCtccaggcgcggctggacgatGCCATGAAGGCGGCTGAGGATgagtggaggaagaaggaggccGGCTTGGTGATCCAATTGGAGGAGCTGAACTGCTGGAAGCGGGGTTCGGAGGATAGGCTGCAGCAGCTCGGGATCTCTCTTGAGGAGACGAAAGGGAAGCTTGTGGATGCTGAGCGATTGGCTGCGAAGCATGATGCTGAGAAGAAGCACCTTCTGGGGAGATTGGAGGAggaaatgaagaaagatgagGTGATTCGCCGGCTTGAAAGGGAGATTGGGGAAAAGGCTGCTGAGATATccagggagagagaggcccatcagcggctgctgcagctggaGAGCTCTCTTGAGGAGATGAAAGGGAAGCTTGTGGATGCTGACCGGTTGGCTGCGAAGTATGATGCTGAGAAGAAACAGCTTCTGTGGAGATTGGAGGAggaaatgaagaaagatgagGTGATTTGTCAGCTTGAAAGGGAGATTGGGGAAAAGGCTGCTGAGATATCCAAGGAGAGAGAGGCCCatcagcggctgctgcagctggaGAGCTCTCTTGAGGAGACGAAAGGGAAGCTTGTGGATGCTGACCGATTGGCTGCAAAGTATGATGCTGAGAAGAAACAGCTTCTTGGGAGATTGGAGGAGGAAATGAAGAAATATGAGGTTATTCGTCGGCTTGAGAGGGAGATTGGGGAAAAGGCTGCAGAGATAACCAGGAAGGGGGAGGACCATCAGCGGTTGCTGCAGCAGATGGAGTTGAAGGATAAGGAATTTCTTCTTGAGAAGAATAGGTCGAGGGACTTGATTGAGGAGCTTAATAAGTCGAAGATAAAGTACAAGAGTTTGAAGTCTCAGTATAACCATGCGACTCGGAAGCTTGACCAGATTGAAGGATCCAAGTCTCATATGGACGCCCTGGTGGATCGAAGGTCTTCAGGGAGTCCTCCAAGTAAAAGAAAGCTTAAAG ATTTGCAGGACACAAAAAAGGAGAGCATCCAGGTAGTTTCTACTACAGGAGACCAGAAGAATGCACCTAGTCAACATACTCGACTTGGTACCACGGTGAGGAGTCCGTTCAGTAACTCTCGCCTTTCCCTACCATCTCATCCAACCAACCCTCCGCAAAAGGATGCTACTAGCACTTCAAAGACAGAGGTGTCATCTAGTTTCACCCGGCCAAGTCGACACTGGAGAGAAACTCGAGCACGGAAGGAGCCAGGTGTTGTAGATCCACATGAAGATTTTCTTGATACACCTCTGCAGGCAATAAAAAATACAATCCTGAATCCAACAACTCGAGAAGAAGCACCAGCTGTTGCTGCCTCTCCTCCTCAAGATATGGACTTCCACAACTCAGATGATGAGACCCAAGATATCAATATTGTCACTCAGGGCCTCAATAACAG GTGTTGA
- the LOC100829576 gene encoding protein gamma response 1 isoform X2, whose product MERKVLAVSTADGGADAADDFQYISGVSTILVANIQEVKDRVSQMEFIFCNRLFPHFQANSKLLQARLDDAMKAAEDEWRKKEAGLVIQLEELNCWKRGSEDRLQQLGISLEETKGKLVDAERLAAKHDAEKKHLLGRLEEEMKKDEVIRRLEREIGEKAAEISREREAHQRLLQLESSLEEMKGKLVDADRLAAKYDAEKKQLLWRLEEEMKKDEVICQLEREIGEKAAEISKEREAHQRLLQLESSLEETKGKLVDADRLAAKYDAEKKQLLGRLEEEMKKYEVIRRLEREIGEKAAEITRKGEDHQRLLQQMELKDKEFLLEKNRSRDLIEELNKSKIKYKSLKSQYNHATRKLDQIEGSKSHMDALVDRRSSGSPPSKRKLKDLQDTKKESIQVVSTTGDQKNAPSQHTRLGTTVRSPFSNSRLSLPSHPTNPPQKDATSTSKTEVSSSFTRPSRHWRETRARKEPGVVDPHEDFLDTPLQAIKNTILNPTTREEAPAVAASPPQDMDFHNSDDETQDINIVTQGLNNRSVPKPRSMISVQPPNKGFKYTEPVRKKADRENLKGVECKQCKKFYDAVLPDGRVNGDGVDSTSMRCEHHDGVSRHRYRYAPPLTPEGFWNIGFESEM is encoded by the exons ATGGAGAGGAAGGTTCTGGCCGTGTCGACCGCCGATGGTGGAGCTGACGCGGCGGATGATTTCCAATACATCTCCGGGGTGAGCACTATTCTCGTGGCCAACATCCAGGAGGTGAAGGACCGGGTCTCCCAGATGGAGTTCATCTTTTGCAACCGGCTCTTTCCGCACTTCCAGGCAAATTCGAAGCTCCtccaggcgcggctggacgatGCCATGAAGGCGGCTGAGGATgagtggaggaagaaggaggccGGCTTGGTGATCCAATTGGAGGAGCTGAACTGCTGGAAGCGGGGTTCGGAGGATAGGCTGCAGCAGCTCGGGATCTCTCTTGAGGAGACGAAAGGGAAGCTTGTGGATGCTGAGCGATTGGCTGCGAAGCATGATGCTGAGAAGAAGCACCTTCTGGGGAGATTGGAGGAggaaatgaagaaagatgagGTGATTCGCCGGCTTGAAAGGGAGATTGGGGAAAAGGCTGCTGAGATATccagggagagagaggcccatcagcggctgctgcagctggaGAGCTCTCTTGAGGAGATGAAAGGGAAGCTTGTGGATGCTGACCGGTTGGCTGCGAAGTATGATGCTGAGAAGAAACAGCTTCTGTGGAGATTGGAGGAggaaatgaagaaagatgagGTGATTTGTCAGCTTGAAAGGGAGATTGGGGAAAAGGCTGCTGAGATATCCAAGGAGAGAGAGGCCCatcagcggctgctgcagctggaGAGCTCTCTTGAGGAGACGAAAGGGAAGCTTGTGGATGCTGACCGATTGGCTGCAAAGTATGATGCTGAGAAGAAACAGCTTCTTGGGAGATTGGAGGAGGAAATGAAGAAATATGAGGTTATTCGTCGGCTTGAGAGGGAGATTGGGGAAAAGGCTGCAGAGATAACCAGGAAGGGGGAGGACCATCAGCGGTTGCTGCAGCAGATGGAGTTGAAGGATAAGGAATTTCTTCTTGAGAAGAATAGGTCGAGGGACTTGATTGAGGAGCTTAATAAGTCGAAGATAAAGTACAAGAGTTTGAAGTCTCAGTATAACCATGCGACTCGGAAGCTTGACCAGATTGAAGGATCCAAGTCTCATATGGACGCCCTGGTGGATCGAAGGTCTTCAGGGAGTCCTCCAAGTAAAAGAAAGCTTAAAG ATTTGCAGGACACAAAAAAGGAGAGCATCCAGGTAGTTTCTACTACAGGAGACCAGAAGAATGCACCTAGTCAACATACTCGACTTGGTACCACGGTGAGGAGTCCGTTCAGTAACTCTCGCCTTTCCCTACCATCTCATCCAACCAACCCTCCGCAAAAGGATGCTACTAGCACTTCAAAGACAGAGGTGTCATCTAGTTTCACCCGGCCAAGTCGACACTGGAGAGAAACTCGAGCACGGAAGGAGCCAGGTGTTGTAGATCCACATGAAGATTTTCTTGATACACCTCTGCAGGCAATAAAAAATACAATCCTGAATCCAACAACTCGAGAAGAAGCACCAGCTGTTGCTGCCTCTCCTCCTCAAGATATGGACTTCCACAACTCAGATGATGAGACCCAAGATATCAATATTGTCACTCAGGGCCTCAATAACAGGTCAGTTCCCAAGCCGAGAAGCATGATTTCAGTCCAGCCACCAAATAAAGGATTCAAATATACAGAACCTGTAAGAAAGAAAGCTGATCGAGAGAATTTGAAAGGTGTTGAATGCAAGCAGTGCAAGAAATTCTATGATGCTGTGCTTCCTGATGGCCGTGTAAATGGTGATGGTGTGGACTCTACAAGCATGAGGTGTGAGCATCATGATGGTGTGTCCAGACATAGATACAGGTATGCCCCACCTCTGACGCCTGAAGGGTTTTGGAACATTGGATTTGAATCAGAAATGTAG
- the LOC100829576 gene encoding protein gamma response 1 isoform X1: protein MERHCINRGPCAKYPFSSQKFEAKQRRENFESFTFWSEASGSGGRQGRRLLGFESNPRAREMERKVLAVSTADGGADAADDFQYISGVSTILVANIQEVKDRVSQMEFIFCNRLFPHFQANSKLLQARLDDAMKAAEDEWRKKEAGLVIQLEELNCWKRGSEDRLQQLGISLEETKGKLVDAERLAAKHDAEKKHLLGRLEEEMKKDEVIRRLEREIGEKAAEISREREAHQRLLQLESSLEEMKGKLVDADRLAAKYDAEKKQLLWRLEEEMKKDEVICQLEREIGEKAAEISKEREAHQRLLQLESSLEETKGKLVDADRLAAKYDAEKKQLLGRLEEEMKKYEVIRRLEREIGEKAAEITRKGEDHQRLLQQMELKDKEFLLEKNRSRDLIEELNKSKIKYKSLKSQYNHATRKLDQIEGSKSHMDALVDRRSSGSPPSKRKLKDLQDTKKESIQVVSTTGDQKNAPSQHTRLGTTVRSPFSNSRLSLPSHPTNPPQKDATSTSKTEVSSSFTRPSRHWRETRARKEPGVVDPHEDFLDTPLQAIKNTILNPTTREEAPAVAASPPQDMDFHNSDDETQDINIVTQGLNNRSVPKPRSMISVQPPNKGFKYTEPVRKKADRENLKGVECKQCKKFYDAVLPDGRVNGDGVDSTSMRCEHHDGVSRHRYRYAPPLTPEGFWNIGFESEM, encoded by the exons ATGGAAAGACACTGCATAAACAGGGGTCCGTGTGCTAAATATCCCTTCTCTAGCCAAAAATTTGAGGCAAAGCAGCGCCGGGAAAATTTTGAAAGCTTCACATTTTGGAGCGAAGCGAGCGGGAGTGGCGGCCGGCAAGGAAGGCGATTGCTAGGGTTTGAATCGAATCCGAGAGCTAGAG AGATGGAGAGGAAGGTTCTGGCCGTGTCGACCGCCGATGGTGGAGCTGACGCGGCGGATGATTTCCAATACATCTCCGGGGTGAGCACTATTCTCGTGGCCAACATCCAGGAGGTGAAGGACCGGGTCTCCCAGATGGAGTTCATCTTTTGCAACCGGCTCTTTCCGCACTTCCAGGCAAATTCGAAGCTCCtccaggcgcggctggacgatGCCATGAAGGCGGCTGAGGATgagtggaggaagaaggaggccGGCTTGGTGATCCAATTGGAGGAGCTGAACTGCTGGAAGCGGGGTTCGGAGGATAGGCTGCAGCAGCTCGGGATCTCTCTTGAGGAGACGAAAGGGAAGCTTGTGGATGCTGAGCGATTGGCTGCGAAGCATGATGCTGAGAAGAAGCACCTTCTGGGGAGATTGGAGGAggaaatgaagaaagatgagGTGATTCGCCGGCTTGAAAGGGAGATTGGGGAAAAGGCTGCTGAGATATccagggagagagaggcccatcagcggctgctgcagctggaGAGCTCTCTTGAGGAGATGAAAGGGAAGCTTGTGGATGCTGACCGGTTGGCTGCGAAGTATGATGCTGAGAAGAAACAGCTTCTGTGGAGATTGGAGGAggaaatgaagaaagatgagGTGATTTGTCAGCTTGAAAGGGAGATTGGGGAAAAGGCTGCTGAGATATCCAAGGAGAGAGAGGCCCatcagcggctgctgcagctggaGAGCTCTCTTGAGGAGACGAAAGGGAAGCTTGTGGATGCTGACCGATTGGCTGCAAAGTATGATGCTGAGAAGAAACAGCTTCTTGGGAGATTGGAGGAGGAAATGAAGAAATATGAGGTTATTCGTCGGCTTGAGAGGGAGATTGGGGAAAAGGCTGCAGAGATAACCAGGAAGGGGGAGGACCATCAGCGGTTGCTGCAGCAGATGGAGTTGAAGGATAAGGAATTTCTTCTTGAGAAGAATAGGTCGAGGGACTTGATTGAGGAGCTTAATAAGTCGAAGATAAAGTACAAGAGTTTGAAGTCTCAGTATAACCATGCGACTCGGAAGCTTGACCAGATTGAAGGATCCAAGTCTCATATGGACGCCCTGGTGGATCGAAGGTCTTCAGGGAGTCCTCCAAGTAAAAGAAAGCTTAAAG ATTTGCAGGACACAAAAAAGGAGAGCATCCAGGTAGTTTCTACTACAGGAGACCAGAAGAATGCACCTAGTCAACATACTCGACTTGGTACCACGGTGAGGAGTCCGTTCAGTAACTCTCGCCTTTCCCTACCATCTCATCCAACCAACCCTCCGCAAAAGGATGCTACTAGCACTTCAAAGACAGAGGTGTCATCTAGTTTCACCCGGCCAAGTCGACACTGGAGAGAAACTCGAGCACGGAAGGAGCCAGGTGTTGTAGATCCACATGAAGATTTTCTTGATACACCTCTGCAGGCAATAAAAAATACAATCCTGAATCCAACAACTCGAGAAGAAGCACCAGCTGTTGCTGCCTCTCCTCCTCAAGATATGGACTTCCACAACTCAGATGATGAGACCCAAGATATCAATATTGTCACTCAGGGCCTCAATAACAGGTCAGTTCCCAAGCCGAGAAGCATGATTTCAGTCCAGCCACCAAATAAAGGATTCAAATATACAGAACCTGTAAGAAAGAAAGCTGATCGAGAGAATTTGAAAGGTGTTGAATGCAAGCAGTGCAAGAAATTCTATGATGCTGTGCTTCCTGATGGCCGTGTAAATGGTGATGGTGTGGACTCTACAAGCATGAGGTGTGAGCATCATGATGGTGTGTCCAGACATAGATACAGGTATGCCCCACCTCTGACGCCTGAAGGGTTTTGGAACATTGGATTTGAATCAGAAATGTAG